A single region of the Pseudomonas sp. B21-023 genome encodes:
- a CDS encoding glutamine synthetase family protein — MSNNLDQLTDWLKEHKITEVECLISDLTGITRGKISPTNKFIAEKGMRLPESVLLQTVTGDYVDDDIYYELLDPADIDMICRPDENAVFLVPWAIEPTAQVIHDTYDKKGNPVELSPRNVLKKVLKLYADKGWQPIVAPEMEFYLTKRSEDPDFPLQPPVGRSGRPETGRQSFSIEAANEFDPLFEDVYDWCELQQLDLDTLIHEDGTAQMEINFRHGDALHLADQILVFKRTMREAALKHNVAATFMAKPMTGEPGSAMHLHQSVVDAVTGKNIFSNADGSMSELFLNHIGGLQKFIPEALPLFAPNVNSFRRFLPDTSAPVNVEWGEENRTVGLRVPDAGPQNRRVENRLPGADANPYLAIAASLLCGYIGMVEGIEASAPVQGRGYERRNLRLPLTIEDALERMEISRALEQYLGKKFITGYVATKRAEHENFKRVISSWEREFLLFAV; from the coding sequence ATGAGTAACAACCTCGACCAGCTCACCGATTGGTTGAAAGAGCACAAGATCACCGAAGTGGAGTGCCTGATCAGTGACCTGACCGGCATCACCCGCGGCAAGATCTCGCCGACCAACAAATTCATCGCCGAAAAGGGCATGCGCCTGCCCGAGAGCGTGCTGCTGCAGACCGTGACCGGCGATTACGTCGACGATGACATCTATTACGAACTGCTCGACCCGGCCGACATCGACATGATCTGCCGCCCCGACGAGAACGCGGTGTTTCTCGTGCCATGGGCCATCGAGCCGACCGCCCAGGTGATCCACGACACCTACGACAAGAAGGGCAACCCGGTCGAACTGTCGCCGCGCAATGTGCTGAAGAAGGTCCTGAAACTCTACGCCGACAAGGGCTGGCAGCCGATTGTCGCGCCCGAGATGGAGTTCTACCTGACCAAGCGTAGCGAAGATCCCGACTTTCCGCTGCAGCCGCCGGTGGGTCGTTCCGGTCGCCCGGAAACGGGGCGGCAGTCGTTCTCCATCGAGGCGGCCAACGAGTTCGACCCGCTGTTCGAGGACGTCTACGACTGGTGTGAGCTGCAGCAGCTGGACCTCGACACGCTGATCCATGAGGACGGCACGGCGCAGATGGAAATCAACTTCCGTCACGGCGACGCGCTGCACCTGGCCGACCAGATCCTGGTGTTCAAGCGCACCATGCGCGAGGCGGCGCTCAAGCACAACGTGGCCGCCACCTTCATGGCCAAGCCGATGACCGGCGAGCCGGGCAGCGCCATGCACCTGCACCAGAGCGTGGTCGATGCCGTCACCGGCAAGAACATCTTCTCCAACGCCGACGGCAGCATGAGCGAGCTGTTCCTCAATCACATCGGCGGCCTGCAGAAGTTCATCCCCGAGGCCCTGCCGCTGTTCGCCCCCAACGTCAACTCGTTCCGCCGCTTCCTGCCGGACACCTCCGCGCCGGTAAACGTCGAGTGGGGCGAAGAGAACCGCACCGTCGGCTTGCGCGTACCAGATGCCGGGCCGCAGAACCGCCGGGTCGAGAACCGCCTGCCGGGCGCCGACGCCAACCCGTACCTGGCCATCGCCGCCAGCCTGCTGTGTGGCTATATCGGCATGGTCGAAGGCATCGAGGCCAGCGCGCCAGTCCAGGGTCGTGGCTACGAGCGCCGAAACCTGCGCCTGCCGCTGACCATCGAGGACGCCCTCGAGCGCATGGAAATCAGCCGCGCGCTGGAGCAGTACCTGGGCAAGAAATTCATCACCGGCTACGTCGCCACCAAGCGTGCCGAGCACGAGAACTTCAAGCGCGTCATCAGCTCCTGGGAGCGAGAGTTCCTGCTGTTTGCTGTGTGA
- a CDS encoding aspartate aminotransferase family protein: MSVNNPQTREWQTLSGEHHLAPFSDYKQLKEKGPRIITKAQGVHLWDSEGHKILDGMAGLWCVAVGYGREELVQAAEKQMRELPYYNLFFQTAHPPALELAKAITDVAPKGMTHVFFTGSGSEGNDTVLRMVRHYWALKGKPHKQTIIGRINGYHGSTFAGACLGGMSGMHEQGGLPIPGIVHIPQPYWFGEGGDMTPDEFGVWAAEQLEKKILEVGEDNVAAFIAEPIQGAGGVIIPPETYWPKIKEILAKYDILFVADEVICGFGRTGEWFGSDYYDLAPDLMTIAKGLTSGYIPMGGVIVRDKVAKVISEGGDFNHGFTYSGHPVAAAVGLENLRILRDEKIVERARNETAPYLQKRLRELQDHPLVGEVRGLGLLGAIELVKDKATRGRYEGKGVGMVCRNFCFDNGLIMRAVGDTMIIAPPLVISRAEVDELVEKARKCLDLTYEAIK, translated from the coding sequence ATGAGCGTCAACAACCCGCAAACCCGTGAATGGCAAACCCTGAGCGGCGAGCACCACCTTGCACCTTTCAGCGACTACAAACAGCTGAAGGAAAAGGGGCCGCGCATCATCACCAAGGCGCAGGGTGTGCATTTGTGGGACAGCGAGGGGCACAAGATCCTCGACGGCATGGCCGGCCTGTGGTGCGTGGCGGTCGGCTATGGCCGCGAAGAGCTGGTGCAGGCGGCAGAAAAACAGATGCGCGAACTGCCGTACTACAACCTGTTCTTCCAGACCGCCCACCCGCCGGCGCTGGAGCTGGCCAAGGCGATCACCGACGTGGCGCCCAAGGGCATGACCCATGTGTTCTTCACCGGCTCCGGTTCCGAGGGCAACGACACCGTGCTGCGCATGGTTCGCCACTACTGGGCGCTGAAGGGCAAGCCGCACAAGCAGACCATCATCGGCCGCATCAACGGCTACCACGGCTCCACCTTTGCGGGTGCGTGCCTGGGTGGCATGAGTGGCATGCACGAGCAGGGCGGCCTGCCGATCCCGGGCATCGTGCATATCCCGCAACCGTACTGGTTCGGTGAGGGGGGCGACATGACCCCGGACGAATTCGGCGTGTGGGCGGCCGAGCAGCTGGAGAAGAAGATTCTCGAAGTCGGCGAGGACAACGTCGCCGCCTTCATCGCCGAGCCGATCCAGGGTGCGGGCGGGGTGATCATTCCGCCGGAGACCTACTGGCCGAAGATCAAGGAGATCCTCGCCAAGTACGACATCCTGTTCGTCGCCGACGAAGTGATCTGCGGTTTCGGCCGTACCGGCGAGTGGTTCGGCTCCGACTACTACGACCTTGCACCCGACCTGATGACCATCGCCAAGGGCCTGACCTCCGGTTACATCCCCATGGGGGGTGTGATCGTGCGTGACAAAGTGGCCAAGGTGATCAGCGAAGGTGGTGACTTCAACCACGGCTTCACCTACTCCGGCCACCCTGTGGCGGCAGCGGTGGGCCTGGAAAACCTGCGCATCCTGCGCGACGAGAAGATTGTCGAGCGTGCCCGCAACGAAACGGCACCGTATTTGCAAAAACGACTGCGTGAGCTGCAGGACCACCCACTGGTGGGCGAGGTGCGCGGCCTGGGCCTGCTCGGCGCGATCGAGTTGGTCAAGGACAAGGCCACCCGTGGCCGTTACGAGGGCAAGGGCGTGGGCATGGTCTGCCGCAACTTCTGCTTCGACAACGGCCTGATCATGCGCGCCGTCGGCGACACCATGATCATCGCGCCGCCGCTGGTGATCAGCCGCGCAGAGGTGGACGAGCTGGTGGAAAAGGCGCGCAAGTGCCTGGATTTGACGTACGAAGCGATTAAATGA
- a CDS encoding polyamine ABC transporter substrate-binding protein, producing MKKLGKTLLAAALMGAMATAVQADDKVLHVYNWSDYIAPDTVANFEKETGIKVVYDVFDSNETLEAKLLAGKSGYDIVVPSNNFLAKQIKAGVYQELDRSKLPSWKNLDPALLKAVGDASDPGNKFAFPYMWGSIGIGYNPEKVKAALGIDKIDSWDVVFKPENIAKLKSCGVSFLDAPTEMIPAALHYLGKPSDSTKKEDLKAAEDLFLKIRPSITYFHSSKYISDLANGNICVAVGYSGDLEQSKARAHEAGDKVKLSYVIPKEGAGTFYDMVAIPKDAENVDAAYKFMEYLLQPKVMAGITNAVRFPNGNKAATEFVDKDITSDPAIYPSEEVKAQLYAIKAPDKTAQREITRSWTKIKSGK from the coding sequence ATGAAGAAATTGGGCAAGACGCTGCTGGCCGCCGCCCTGATGGGTGCCATGGCCACCGCTGTTCAGGCTGACGACAAGGTGCTGCACGTCTACAACTGGTCGGACTATATCGCCCCGGACACCGTGGCCAACTTCGAGAAAGAGACCGGCATCAAGGTCGTCTACGACGTCTTCGACAGCAACGAGACCCTTGAAGCCAAGCTGCTGGCGGGCAAGTCGGGTTACGACATCGTCGTGCCGTCCAACAACTTCCTGGCCAAGCAGATCAAGGCCGGCGTCTACCAGGAGCTGGACCGCTCCAAGCTGCCGAGCTGGAAAAACCTCGACCCGGCCCTGCTCAAGGCGGTCGGCGATGCCAGCGACCCGGGCAACAAGTTCGCCTTCCCCTACATGTGGGGCTCCATCGGCATCGGCTACAACCCGGAGAAGGTCAAGGCCGCGCTGGGCATCGACAAGATCGACTCGTGGGACGTGGTGTTCAAGCCAGAGAACATCGCCAAGCTCAAGAGCTGCGGCGTGAGTTTCCTCGATGCGCCGACAGAGATGATCCCGGCCGCGCTGCACTACCTGGGCAAACCGAGCGACAGCACCAAGAAGGAAGACCTGAAGGCGGCCGAGGACCTGTTCCTGAAAATCCGCCCTTCGATCACCTACTTCCACTCTTCCAAGTACATCTCGGACCTGGCCAACGGCAACATCTGCGTGGCCGTGGGTTACTCGGGTGACCTGGAGCAGTCCAAGGCCCGTGCCCACGAGGCCGGCGACAAGGTCAAGCTGAGCTATGTCATTCCGAAGGAAGGTGCCGGCACCTTCTACGACATGGTCGCGATTCCGAAAGATGCCGAGAACGTCGACGCCGCCTACAAGTTCATGGAATACCTGCTACAGCCTAAAGTCATGGCCGGTATTACCAACGCCGTGCGTTTCCCGAACGGTAACAAGGCTGCCACCGAGTTCGTGGACAAGGACATTACCAGCGATCCGGCGATCTACCCTTCCGAGGAAGTGAAAGCGCAGCTCTACGCGATCAAGGCGCCAGATAAGACCGCCCAGCGCGAGATCACCCGCAGCTGGACCAAGATCAAGTCGGGCAAGTAA
- a CDS encoding polyamine ABC transporter substrate-binding protein, translating into MSISVFRQALMAGAGLTLACSVQAAPTVHIYNWSDYVGPTTLADFQKETGIEPKYDVFDSNETLEGKLLAGRTGYDVVVPSNHFLGKQIKAGAFQKLDRDLLPNYANLDPALMKRLEKNDPGNQYAVPYLWGTNGIGYNVEKVKAALGTDKIDSWAVLFEPENMKKLSKCGVAFLDSADEMLPAVLNYMGRDPNSSNPKDYADAEKKLLAVRPYVTYFHSSKYITDLANGDICVAAGFSGDVFQAKARAEEAKKGVKLAYAIPKEGGNLWFDVLAIPKDASNVKEAQAFINYLLKPEVIAQVSDYVGYANPNPKAGDLMDQAVRTDAAVYPPQEVLDKMFVNAELPPKVQRLMTRSWTKVKSGK; encoded by the coding sequence TTGTCTATTTCTGTTTTTCGCCAGGCCTTGATGGCCGGAGCGGGTCTGACGCTGGCTTGCAGCGTCCAAGCGGCGCCCACGGTGCACATCTACAACTGGTCCGACTATGTCGGCCCCACCACGCTCGCCGATTTCCAGAAGGAAACCGGGATCGAGCCCAAATACGACGTCTTCGACAGCAACGAGACGCTGGAAGGCAAGCTGCTGGCCGGTCGCACCGGTTATGACGTGGTCGTGCCGTCCAACCATTTCCTCGGCAAGCAGATCAAGGCGGGCGCGTTCCAGAAGCTTGACCGCGACCTGCTGCCCAACTATGCGAACCTCGACCCGGCGCTGATGAAGCGCCTGGAGAAGAACGATCCGGGCAACCAGTACGCCGTCCCCTACCTGTGGGGCACCAATGGCATCGGCTACAACGTCGAGAAGGTCAAGGCGGCGCTGGGCACCGACAAGATCGATTCCTGGGCGGTGCTGTTCGAGCCTGAGAACATGAAGAAACTCAGCAAGTGCGGCGTGGCCTTCCTCGACTCCGCCGACGAGATGCTGCCGGCGGTGCTCAACTACATGGGCCGCGACCCCAACAGCAGCAACCCCAAGGACTACGCCGATGCAGAGAAGAAACTGCTGGCCGTGCGTCCCTACGTGACTTACTTCCATTCTTCGAAATACATCACCGATCTCGCCAACGGCGACATCTGCGTGGCCGCCGGTTTCTCCGGCGACGTGTTCCAGGCCAAGGCCCGCGCTGAAGAGGCGAAGAAGGGCGTGAAGCTGGCCTACGCCATCCCCAAGGAAGGCGGCAACCTCTGGTTCGATGTGCTGGCGATTCCCAAGGACGCCAGCAACGTCAAGGAGGCCCAAGCCTTCATCAACTATTTGCTGAAACCTGAGGTTATCGCCCAGGTCAGTGATTACGTCGGTTACGCCAACCCGAACCCCAAGGCTGGCGACCTGATGGACCAGGCCGTGAGGACTGACGCCGCGGTTTACCCACCGCAGGAAGTGCTGGACAAGATGTTCGTCAACGCCGAGTTGCCACCCAAGGTGCAACGTTTGATGACCCGCAGCTGGACCAAGGTCAAGTCGGGCAAGTAA
- the potA gene encoding polyamine ABC transporter ATP-binding protein gives MAVASGAYKKALEGGQQPKQVLVKIDRVTKKFDETVAVDDVSLEIRKGEIFALLGGSGSGKSTLLRMLAGFERPTEGRIFLDGVDITDMPPYERPINMMFQSYALFPHMTVAQNIAFGLQQDKMPKAEIDARVAEMLKLVHMTQYAKRKPHQLSGGQRQRVALARSLAKRPKLLLLDEPMGALDKKLRSQMQLELVEIIERVGVTCVMVTHDQEEAMTMAQRIAIMHLGWIAQIGSPIDIYETPTSRLVCEFIGNVNLFEGEVVDDAEGHAVIASPELERKIYVGHGVTTSVEDKHITYALRPEKLLVTTEQPTCEHNWSRGKVHDIAYLGGHSVFYVELPSGKIVQSFVANAERQGTRPTWDDEVYVWWEDDSGVVLRS, from the coding sequence ATGGCAGTTGCCTCCGGTGCCTATAAGAAAGCCCTCGAGGGTGGCCAGCAACCCAAGCAGGTGCTGGTCAAGATCGACCGGGTCACGAAAAAGTTCGACGAAACGGTAGCCGTGGACGATGTGTCCCTGGAAATCCGCAAAGGCGAGATCTTCGCCCTGCTGGGCGGCTCCGGTTCCGGCAAGTCCACCTTGCTGCGCATGCTGGCCGGTTTCGAGCGTCCGACCGAAGGGCGGATCTTCCTCGATGGCGTCGACATCACCGACATGCCGCCCTACGAGCGGCCGATCAACATGATGTTCCAGTCCTACGCGCTGTTCCCGCACATGACCGTGGCGCAGAACATCGCCTTCGGCCTGCAGCAGGACAAGATGCCCAAGGCCGAGATCGACGCCCGCGTGGCCGAGATGCTCAAGCTGGTGCACATGACCCAGTACGCCAAGCGCAAGCCGCACCAGCTCTCCGGTGGCCAGCGCCAGCGCGTCGCTTTGGCACGCTCGCTGGCCAAGCGCCCCAAGTTGCTGCTGCTCGATGAGCCGATGGGCGCGCTGGACAAGAAACTGCGCTCGCAGATGCAACTGGAGCTGGTGGAGATCATCGAGCGCGTGGGCGTGACCTGCGTGATGGTGACCCACGACCAGGAAGAGGCCATGACCATGGCCCAGCGCATCGCCATCATGCACCTGGGCTGGATCGCCCAGATCGGCAGCCCGATCGATATCTATGAAACCCCGACCAGCCGCCTGGTCTGCGAGTTCATCGGCAACGTCAACCTGTTTGAAGGCGAAGTGGTCGACGATGCCGAAGGCCATGCGGTCATCGCCAGCCCGGAGCTGGAGCGCAAGATCTACGTCGGCCACGGTGTAACCACTTCGGTCGAGGACAAGCACATCACCTACGCCCTGCGGCCGGAAAAGCTGCTGGTCACCACCGAGCAGCCTACCTGCGAGCACAACTGGTCGCGCGGCAAGGTCCACGACATCGCCTACCTCGGCGGCCACTCGGTCTTCTACGTCGAGCTGCCCAGCGGCAAGATCGTCCAGTCGTTCGTCGCCAACGCCGAGCGCCAGGGCACCCGCCCGACCTGGGACGACGAAGTCTACGTGTGGTGGGAAGACGACAGCGGCGTGGTACTGCGGTCATGA
- a CDS encoding ABC transporter permease subunit yields the protein MKIRKLKRAFQRLVPEGRHLVIGVPFIWLFLFFMLPFFIVLKISFAEADVAIPPYTEIYTYLEGKVQLVLNLANYGLLTEDELYIAAYLGSLKVAFFSTLLCLLIGYPMAYAISKARKESQTVLLLLIMMPTWTAILIRVYAWMGILSNNGLLNSFLLWLGLIDQPLQILNTNLAVYIGVVYSYLPFMILPLYANLVKHDESLLEAASDLGSSTFNSFWKITVPLSKNGIIAGCMLVFIPVVGEFVIPELLGGPETLMIGKVLWQEFFNNRDWPVASALAVVMLAILIVPILLFNRSQAKEMEGRA from the coding sequence ATGAAAATCCGCAAGCTCAAGCGAGCATTCCAGCGCCTTGTCCCGGAGGGGCGGCACCTGGTGATCGGCGTGCCGTTCATCTGGCTGTTCCTGTTCTTCATGCTGCCGTTCTTCATTGTCCTGAAGATCAGCTTTGCCGAAGCCGATGTGGCCATCCCGCCGTACACCGAGATCTACACCTACCTGGAAGGCAAGGTCCAGCTGGTGCTGAACCTGGCCAACTATGGCCTGCTGACCGAGGACGAGCTGTACATCGCGGCCTACCTCGGCTCGCTCAAGGTGGCCTTCTTCAGTACCTTGCTCTGCCTGCTGATCGGCTACCCGATGGCCTATGCCATCTCCAAGGCCAGGAAAGAGTCGCAGACCGTCCTGCTGCTGCTGATCATGATGCCGACCTGGACTGCGATCCTGATCCGCGTCTACGCCTGGATGGGCATTCTCAGCAACAACGGCCTGCTCAACAGCTTCCTGCTGTGGCTGGGGCTGATCGACCAACCGCTGCAGATCCTCAACACCAACCTGGCGGTGTATATCGGCGTGGTCTATTCGTACCTGCCGTTCATGATCCTGCCGCTGTACGCCAACCTGGTGAAGCACGACGAAAGCCTGCTGGAAGCTGCATCCGACCTTGGCTCGAGCACCTTCAACAGCTTCTGGAAGATCACCGTGCCGCTGTCGAAGAACGGCATCATCGCCGGCTGCATGCTGGTGTTCATTCCGGTGGTCGGCGAGTTCGTGATTCCTGAACTGCTCGGCGGCCCGGAAACCCTGATGATCGGTAAAGTGCTGTGGCAAGAGTTCTTCAATAACCGTGACTGGCCGGTGGCATCCGCGCTGGCGGTAGTGATGCTGGCGATCCTGATCGTACCGATCCTGCTGTTCAACCGCAGCCAGGCCAAAGAGATGGAGGGCCGCGCATGA
- a CDS encoding ABC transporter permease subunit translates to MKRFSFSKLMLVLGLLFIYLPMLILVIYSFNASKLVTVWGGWSVKWYVGLLDNTQLMGSVMRSLEIACYTAVAAVALGTLAAFVLTRVTRFKGRTLFGGLVTAPLVMPEVITGLSLLLLFVAMAQMIGWPQERGIVTIWIAHTTFCAAYVAVVVSARLRELDLSIEEAAMDLGAKPWKVFFLITIPMIAPSLAAGGMMSFALSLDDLVLASFVSGPGSTTLPMEVFSAVRLGVKPEINAVASLILLSVSLVTFMVWYFSRQAEERRRRAIQQAIEEGAAANVSQPQVRRPAQAAAQA, encoded by the coding sequence ATGAAACGCTTCAGTTTCTCCAAGCTGATGCTGGTGCTCGGCTTGCTGTTCATCTACCTGCCGATGCTGATCCTGGTGATCTACTCGTTCAACGCCTCCAAGCTGGTAACGGTATGGGGCGGCTGGTCGGTGAAGTGGTACGTCGGCCTGCTCGACAACACCCAGCTGATGGGTTCGGTGATGCGCTCGCTGGAGATCGCCTGCTACACGGCGGTCGCCGCGGTGGCGCTGGGCACCCTGGCGGCCTTCGTGCTGACCCGGGTCACCCGCTTCAAGGGCCGCACCCTGTTCGGTGGCCTGGTCACCGCGCCACTGGTGATGCCCGAGGTGATCACCGGTCTGTCGCTGTTGCTGCTGTTCGTGGCCATGGCGCAGATGATCGGCTGGCCGCAGGAGCGCGGCATCGTCACCATCTGGATCGCCCACACCACGTTCTGCGCAGCCTACGTGGCGGTGGTGGTGTCGGCGCGCCTGCGCGAGTTGGACCTGTCCATCGAGGAGGCGGCCATGGACCTGGGCGCCAAGCCGTGGAAGGTGTTCTTCCTGATCACCATCCCGATGATCGCACCGTCGCTGGCGGCGGGCGGCATGATGTCGTTCGCCCTGTCGCTGGATGACCTGGTGCTGGCCAGCTTCGTCTCCGGCCCTGGCTCGACCACCCTGCCGATGGAAGTGTTCTCGGCCGTGCGCCTGGGCGTGAAGCCGGAGATCAACGCCGTGGCCAGCCTGATCCTGCTGTCGGTGTCGCTGGTGACTTTCATGGTCTGGTACTTCAGCCGCCAGGCCGAGGAGCGTCGTCGTCGGGCGATCCAGCAGGCCATCGAAGAGGGCGCCGCGGCGAACGTCTCGCAGCCGCAGGTACGTCGTCCGGCCCAGGCCGCCGCGCAGGCCTGA
- a CDS encoding AAA family ATPase: MLTTLAIANYRSINQLVLPLGRLNVITGANGSGKSNLYKALRLLAETARGGVVNALAAEGGLESTFWAGPEKLTRRMLNGEVPVEGGPRQQARRLKMGFAGEDFGYAISLGLPEPSRSKFALDPQIKQETIWAGPLCRPASQLVQRHAGMVKARDGRQWQVLHQHMTEFDSLFDQVGSLQGSPEVPHLREQIRSWRFYDHFRTDAEAPARQSRLGTRTPVLHHDGRDLAAALQTIDEIGDLQALQDAVSDAFPGARLAVDAQPGGLFALRFHQAGLLRPLSAAELSDGTLRYLLLVAALLTPRPPSMMVLNEPETSLHPDLLPALARLIRRTARECQVWVVSHAPRLVAALEEDADCNSIHLEKTLGQTGIVGQGMLDEPAWNWPDQG, translated from the coding sequence ATGCTCACCACCCTGGCCATTGCCAACTACCGCTCGATCAACCAGCTGGTGCTGCCGCTGGGCCGGCTGAACGTGATTACCGGTGCCAATGGCAGTGGCAAGTCCAACCTGTACAAGGCCTTGCGCCTGCTGGCCGAGACCGCGCGCGGCGGCGTGGTCAACGCGCTGGCTGCCGAGGGCGGGCTGGAATCGACCTTCTGGGCAGGCCCCGAGAAGCTCACCCGGCGCATGCTCAACGGCGAGGTGCCAGTGGAAGGCGGGCCACGCCAGCAAGCCCGGCGCCTGAAAATGGGCTTTGCCGGCGAAGACTTCGGATACGCGATCAGCCTCGGTCTGCCCGAACCCAGCCGGTCGAAGTTCGCTCTGGACCCGCAGATCAAGCAGGAGACGATCTGGGCCGGCCCCCTGTGCCGACCCGCCAGCCAACTGGTGCAGCGCCATGCGGGGATGGTCAAGGCCCGCGACGGGCGCCAATGGCAGGTGCTGCACCAGCACATGACCGAATTCGACAGCCTGTTCGACCAGGTCGGCAGTCTCCAGGGCTCCCCCGAGGTGCCGCATCTGCGCGAGCAGATCCGCAGCTGGCGCTTCTACGACCATTTCCGTACCGATGCCGAGGCGCCCGCCCGACAATCGCGGCTGGGGACGCGCACGCCGGTGCTGCATCACGATGGCCGCGACCTCGCCGCCGCCCTGCAGACCATCGACGAGATCGGCGACCTGCAGGCCCTGCAGGATGCAGTGAGCGACGCGTTTCCCGGCGCCCGGCTTGCGGTCGACGCCCAGCCCGGCGGTCTGTTCGCCCTGCGTTTCCACCAGGCCGGGCTGTTGCGGCCGCTGAGCGCTGCCGAGCTGTCCGACGGGACCTTGCGCTACCTGTTGCTGGTGGCTGCCCTGCTCACACCGCGCCCACCGAGCATGATGGTGCTCAACGAGCCGGAGACCAGCCTGCACCCGGACTTGTTGCCGGCGCTGGCGCGCCTGATCCGCCGCACGGCGCGCGAATGTCAGGTATGGGTGGTGTCGCACGCGCCGAGGCTGGTGGCGGCCCTGGAAGAGGATGCCGACTGTAACTCGATCCACCTGGAGAAGACCTTGGGGCAGACCGGTATCGTCGGGCAAGGCATGCTGGATGAACCGGCCTGGAACTGGCCGGACCAGGGCTGA
- a CDS encoding efflux RND transporter periplasmic adaptor subunit: MTLERVPLVVCLGLLSLLSGCGKEEVGQVLPRVAVQQVQPTDFAARVTLTGDVQARVQTDLSFRVGGKIIARSVDVGDHVKANQVLARLDPKDLQNNVDSAKAEVFAEQARVTQTSAAFVRQQKLLPKGYTSQSEYDSAEAALRSSQSALKAAQAQLANANEQLSYTALVSEADGVITARQAEVGQVVQATMPIFSLAVDGDRDAVFNVYESLLVAPSGDKGVTVSLIDNPAITAQGHVREITPTVSAQSGTVQVKVALRDVPKGMALGAPVTASASAHGKPSVELPWSALTKALNEPAVWVVGEGDKAQLRKVQVARYLTGKVVISAGLEAGEIVVVSGGQLLNPGIQVEKIDARNGGVAP; the protein is encoded by the coding sequence ATGACGCTAGAGCGTGTGCCGCTGGTCGTTTGCCTAGGGTTGCTGTCCCTGCTTTCAGGATGTGGCAAGGAGGAGGTCGGCCAGGTGCTGCCCCGGGTCGCGGTGCAGCAGGTGCAGCCCACCGACTTTGCCGCCCGGGTCACCCTGACCGGTGACGTGCAGGCGCGGGTGCAGACCGACTTGTCGTTCCGCGTGGGCGGCAAGATCATTGCGCGCAGCGTCGATGTCGGTGACCACGTGAAGGCCAATCAGGTATTGGCGCGCCTGGACCCCAAGGACCTGCAGAACAACGTCGATTCGGCCAAGGCCGAGGTGTTCGCCGAACAGGCCCGGGTTACCCAGACCAGCGCCGCGTTCGTGCGCCAGCAGAAACTCCTGCCCAAGGGCTACACCAGCCAGAGCGAATACGACTCCGCTGAAGCCGCGTTGCGCAGCAGCCAGAGCGCGCTCAAGGCCGCCCAGGCGCAACTGGCCAACGCCAACGAGCAACTGAGCTACACGGCATTGGTGTCCGAGGCCGACGGCGTGATTACTGCGCGCCAGGCCGAAGTCGGCCAAGTGGTGCAGGCGACCATGCCGATCTTCAGCCTGGCGGTCGATGGCGACCGTGACGCGGTGTTCAATGTCTATGAATCGCTGCTGGTGGCACCCAGCGGTGACAAGGGCGTGACGGTCAGCCTGATCGACAACCCCGCCATCACCGCCCAAGGCCACGTGCGCGAGATCACCCCGACGGTCTCTGCGCAAAGCGGCACGGTGCAGGTCAAGGTTGCCCTGCGCGACGTGCCCAAGGGCATGGCTCTGGGTGCGCCGGTGACGGCGTCGGCCAGTGCCCATGGCAAACCGAGCGTCGAGCTGCCCTGGTCAGCCCTGACCAAGGCGCTGAACGAGCCCGCCGTGTGGGTGGTTGGCGAGGGTGACAAGGCGCAACTGCGCAAGGTCCAGGTGGCGCGCTACCTGACCGGAAAAGTGGTGATCAGCGCGGGTCTGGAGGCCGGTGAGATAGTGGTGGTCAGTGGTGGCCAGCTGTTGAACCCAGGTATTCAGGTCGAGAAGATCGATGCCAGAAACGGGGGAGTCGCGCCATGA